One genomic segment of Clostridium estertheticum subsp. estertheticum includes these proteins:
- a CDS encoding TolB family protein — translation MEINENNIEKSLCNDAAKIVIDEEFKSDLKNKIMFADKYNNITKQPKHKSNFMKNRYFKIASGFVICVFVSGSIFKAIDIQNKNIFTRSKGITNSAIPAISPKGSLEDSSKQASGLKILDDMINNNYKNKQLAVIKGNAGSVSDILSGNNVKKAINNLLAENVISNNAITAVVNHDNSDPKINQGQGTEVKPIIPETVIPATVIKPTTDAPSVPLVALTTYDPRYSIDATKLASVKDDGIYIKDLKSSNEKMLIAYSDKTQIVNKPNFTPSGQIIYYKANKVALENGAIYLSSENGKVSTKIADGKNPMVSKNGKKLLYESKGQIFIQNLKDNTSSYVANGKYPAFSNDDNLISYVKEGIETSPDISTVKTAGFAKMATFSRMMSFAKVTSTEKTISTLCVYNILADKSYGITDNGSIADSSTESWSGAIRNIEDTSGLDATSQYSYCESIWSLDNKEVHVIKVDNETGDRVVSNFKLDKIK, via the coding sequence TTGGAAATAAATGAAAACAATATTGAGAAATCATTGTGTAATGATGCAGCAAAGATCGTTATTGATGAGGAATTTAAATCAGATTTAAAAAATAAAATAATGTTTGCAGATAAGTATAACAATATTACAAAGCAGCCTAAACATAAAAGTAACTTTATGAAAAATAGATATTTTAAAATAGCTTCAGGTTTTGTAATTTGCGTGTTTGTTAGTGGATCAATATTTAAGGCTATTGATATTCAAAATAAAAATATATTTACAAGGTCCAAAGGAATAACTAATTCAGCTATTCCAGCTATAAGCCCAAAAGGATCGCTTGAAGATAGTAGTAAGCAAGCATCTGGATTAAAGATTTTAGACGATATGATAAATAATAATTATAAAAATAAACAATTAGCAGTAATAAAAGGAAACGCAGGTAGCGTGAGTGATATCCTAAGTGGTAATAACGTTAAGAAGGCTATAAATAATCTTTTGGCAGAGAATGTTATTTCTAATAACGCTATCACGGCAGTTGTAAATCATGATAATAGTGATCCAAAAATAAACCAAGGACAAGGGACTGAAGTTAAACCTATTATCCCGGAAACAGTTATACCAGCAACAGTTATAAAACCAACGACAGATGCGCCAAGTGTACCTCTTGTTGCATTAACAACATATGATCCAAGGTATTCTATCGACGCAACGAAGTTAGCTAGTGTTAAAGATGACGGCATATATATAAAAGATTTAAAATCTTCAAATGAGAAGATGTTAATAGCATATAGCGATAAGACTCAAATAGTTAATAAGCCCAATTTTACACCTAGTGGCCAAATAATTTATTACAAAGCAAATAAAGTAGCTTTAGAAAATGGTGCTATCTATTTATCTAGTGAAAATGGAAAGGTATCTACTAAGATTGCGGATGGGAAAAATCCTATGGTGTCTAAAAATGGCAAAAAATTACTGTACGAGTCTAAAGGTCAAATATTCATTCAAAATTTAAAAGATAATACTAGTAGTTATGTTGCTAATGGTAAATATCCTGCTTTTTCTAATGATGACAATTTAATTAGTTATGTAAAAGAAGGAATAGAAACGAGTCCAGATATAAGTACTGTAAAAACAGCAGGTTTTGCAAAAATGGCTACTTTTTCAAGAATGATGAGCTTTGCGAAGGTAACATCTACCGAAAAAACAATTTCTACTTTATGCGTTTATAACATATTAGCAGATAAATCTTATGGTATAACAGATAATGGATCAATTGCAGATAGCAGTACTGAGTCTTGGTCAGGAGCTATACGAAATATAGAGGATACTAGTGGATTAGATGCAACTAGTCAATACAGTTATTGTGAGAGTATTTGGAGTTTAGATAATAAAGAAGTGCACGTTATTAAAGTTGATAATGAAACAGGGGATAGGGTTGTTAGTAATTTTAAATTAGATAAAATAAAGTGA
- a CDS encoding RNA polymerase sigma factor, which translates to MPSKFEQLYDMYYNCVYRYIFVSVKNKWNAEDIIATVFTKIYENKDKITEVEASKNWIFKIAHNTIIDFYRKNSKVIPIESFLDRGDEDFGYENIAIRDEFEGVKKIIDILPEETKKMLYLRFYGGLKFREIAETVDITESTVKSTISRAIKKIKKSYEHSLGGDVIGNK; encoded by the coding sequence ATGCCAAGTAAGTTCGAACAGCTGTATGACATGTACTACAATTGCGTTTATAGATACATTTTTGTTTCTGTAAAAAACAAATGGAATGCGGAAGATATAATTGCTACTGTGTTTACTAAAATATATGAGAACAAGGATAAAATTACTGAGGTAGAAGCAAGCAAGAATTGGATATTTAAAATAGCTCATAATACTATTATAGATTTTTATAGAAAAAACAGTAAAGTAATTCCTATAGAAAGCTTTTTGGATAGAGGCGACGAGGATTTTGGATATGAAAATATAGCTATTAGAGATGAATTTGAAGGTGTAAAGAAAATAATTGATATATTACCAGAAGAAACAAAAAAAATGCTTTATTTGAGATTTTATGGTGGTCTAAAATTCAGGGAAATTGCGGAAACAGTAGATATAACAGAAAGTACTGTTAAATCAACCATTTCTAGAGCTATAAAGAAAATTAAGAAGAGTTATGAACATAGTTTAGGAGGTGATGTAATTGGAAATAAATGA
- the sleB gene encoding spore cortex-lytic enzyme, whose product MIILIAYFSSEVYFNIQSTQAIAQVYKYGARGEQVKQIQTKLKKWGYYKESVDGIYGYNTYLSVKSFQESNGLKVDGMAGNTTLAAIGLPSSTQASGSPSNKNVTNNKDVDLVAKLINGEARGEPYEGQVAVGATILNRTRDARFPSTIAGVIYQPGAFTAIVDGQINAKIEESSIRAARDALNGWDPSGGAVFYFNPATSTNKWIWSRTLIKVIGKHRFCS is encoded by the coding sequence ATGATTATCTTAATAGCATATTTTTCAAGTGAAGTTTATTTTAATATTCAAAGCACGCAAGCTATAGCACAGGTTTATAAATATGGCGCCCGTGGTGAACAAGTTAAACAAATTCAAACTAAATTAAAAAAGTGGGGATATTATAAGGAAAGTGTTGATGGAATATATGGCTACAATACATATCTTTCCGTTAAGTCTTTTCAAGAAAGCAATGGATTAAAAGTAGACGGAATGGCAGGAAATACAACACTCGCAGCTATAGGTCTTCCGTCTAGTACGCAGGCCTCTGGATCGCCTTCTAACAAAAATGTAACGAATAACAAGGATGTGGATTTAGTAGCTAAACTTATAAATGGAGAGGCTAGAGGAGAACCCTATGAGGGACAGGTGGCTGTTGGAGCAACAATTTTAAATAGAACAAGGGATGCAAGATTTCCATCTACAATAGCAGGAGTAATTTATCAACCAGGTGCATTCACGGCGATTGTGGATGGACAAATAAATGCAAAAATTGAAGAAAGTTCTATAAGGGCCGCAAGAGATGCATTAAATGGGTGGGATCCTTCTGGAGGTGCTGTATTCTATTTTAATCCTGCGACAAGTACGAATAAGTGGATATGGTCACGTACACTTATAAAAGTAATTGGTAAACATAGATTTTGCAGCTAA